ACTGGGTAGCTATGGTAAGTTTAGTATCATCCTGGGATTTGAGCCAGACTAATAGAAAAATACTTTGATCAGAAAAAATACCAAAAAAGCCAAGGTTGCACCACCAACACCTTCCAGCATTCATGGCGATGAGGAAGATATCAGGCTAAATAAATATGTCGCTCAATGTGGTTTTGCCAGCCGACGCGCTGCAGACGAACTAATAAAAAATGGCAAAGTATGGGTCAATGGCAACGAAGTCCTGGAACCGGGATATCGGGTCCAACCTAAAGACAGGGTCACATACCAGGGTAAGATCCTCAAGCCTGAGACTAATATGGTATACCTGCTGATGAATAAACCCAAGGATACCATCACTACCTCCAAAGATGAAAAAGGTCGCAAAACCGTCCTCGATTTAGTGGCTATGAAAATCCAGGAACGAGTATATCCCGTAGGTCGACTGGATCGGATGACGACGGGTTTATTATTATTGACCAATGATGGTGATCTGGCCAAAACTTTGAGTCATCCAAGCAGTGAGGTCCGAAAGATATATCATGTGATCCTTGATAAAAATGTTCCACTCACCGACCTGGAACGCATCGCACAGGGCATCATGCTCGAAGACGGACCAGCAGAAGTTGATCAGGTCTCCCATATCGATGGTGCTCCTAAAAATGAAGTCGGCATCACTCTCCATTCTGGCAAAAACAGAATAGTCCGTCGCATCTTTGAACACCTCGGCTACGAGGTCACTAAACTCGACCGGGTAGCCTATGCCGGCTTGAATAAAAAAGACATCCCCAGAGGACATTTCAGGCATTTGACTGACAAAGAAGTGACTTTGCTGAAGCATTTTGGCATGAGAAAAAGAAAGAAGTAGATGGGAAGAATAACAGTTTGGTCAAAGGGTTTTTCCAAAACTAGCAATCAGAATAATTTCTTGTAGCTTTAGCAAAGGCGGGGACAGTAGAAATACAAGTCTTAAGTGCTGCCTTGCTTGCCGCTCTTGACTTCTGTTTTTGCGAAATATACTAATCGGCTTAGCCCGTATCTAGTGCCTATCTTGCCCAGTGTAAATTATCTTTTTTGTGAAACTCAATCTACCCAACCTATTTTTTCTTTTTTCAAGGATTAAATAATCAATATTTACATAGTTTTTCAAATAATATCCACGACCCTTTTTTAGGAAATTTGCAATTATTAAAAAGATTATAGTATTTTTGAAAAATGAGAGTTGAGAGAAAGAATAAGCAATTATTAATCTACTTAAGCGATAATATAGGGGCATCGCGTATTCAAGACATCCTGGATTATATCAAATATGTTGAACTAACCAGCACATCAACTGTCACCCAAAATGAAGTGACTAATCTAGTAAAGCTAGGAAAAAAAGGCCGTTGGGCCAGAACTAAAAAATCGTTAGGGTTACATGCCCAAAATAGTAATTGATACCAATATTGGATTTAGTGGAATGTTAAACACCAATAGCAATATAGGAATGATCCTTATTGAAGGGAGACAATTCTATGAGTTTTTTGCTCCGGATTTTTTAAAGGAAGAGCTTTTTAAGTACAAGTCAAAAATCAAGATAATTGCAAAATACAATGAGAGTAAGTTCGATGATATCTTTTTACTTTTATTCGGGCACGTTACGTTTATAGACCATCGAATTTTACAGGACGAAATATATTATTACGCTGAAAAATTATGTAAACATATAGATGAAGATGATACGAATTTTGTAGCATTGAATGAATATGTTCAAGGACGAATATGGACAGGTGATTTAAAACTTATTAAAGGATTAGCATATGCCGGATATACTCGCTGTGTTAAAACTGCTGACCTTTTACAGGAGTTTAAACTAAAAATAAATAAGTAGTATCTTTCCGTTTGAGACCATTATTGGCGTAACTCACTATTGTCTTAAAGTAAACTTTTTTATTACCTATGTTAGACCATTCCTTATTTAAGAAATATATTGTTTTTTTAACGTTGATAGTGTTTGTCGGTACAGCGTTCAGCCAAGCGCCCATCCTCATCTCCATAGAAACCAAAGACAATGCCCTCATCCTGGCCACTGACCAATCTAACCGGCTACTCACCACTTATTTTGGAAAACGACTCCACCAGCCAGGCGACTATAGCCTTATTGTCTCTCAGACTCGAATGAATGATGGCAATGCCGGTGTATATAATAATGCATATAGTTCGAGTGGTTCCACCAATCTGGTAGAACCTGCCCTCCAGGTCACCCACGCTGATGACAATACCTCACTGGAGCTTAAATATCTATCACATGCCACTCAGAAGATCGATGACAATGTCAGCCTAACAACCATCAAACTAAAAGATGAAGTCTATCCCGTAGAAGTCACTTTAAACTACAAAACCTATGCCCTGGAAAATGTCATTGAACAGTGGACTACCATCAAAAATAATGGTACCTCAGGCATTGAACTCGAAAAATACGCCTCTGCCAACTTGTATTTGATCGCCAACGATTATTATCTCACCAGCTATCATGGGACCTGGGCACAGGAGATGAGGCCTGAACAGGAAAAACTCACCCATGGTATCAAGACAATAGACTCTAAGCTAGGCACACGTGCTGATTTGTATGCAGCTCCTACTTTTCAGCTTTCATTTGATAGGCCTGCTACTGAAGAAGAAGGCAGTGTCTTGCTTGGCCAACTGGCTTGGTCAGGCAATTTCAAACTTGACTTTGAAGTCGATTCTTACCACCATCTCAGACTACTGGCAGGGATCAATCCACATGCTTCCGAATATCCCCTGGCAGCAAAAGAAGAATTTAAAACCCCCTCGTTTATCTATACTTATTCTGACAAAGGCAAGGGACCAGCCAGCATCAACCTGCATCGTTGGGCCAGGAGATACCGGCTTATGGACGGAGCAGGACCTCGTATGACCCTGCTCAATAATTGGGAGGCGACTTATTTTGATTTTGATGAAAACAAATTGGTCGGACTATTTAAAGGTGCAAAAAAACTAGGTGTGGATATGTTTCTACTGGATGACGGGTGGTTTGCAAATAAATACCCACGTAATGGAGATAATGCAGGCCTCGGAGACTGGCAGGAAAATGTAAAAAAACTACCTCATGGCATCGGCTATCTTGTCAAAGAAGCGACAGCCGCCGGTGTAAAATTTGGCATCTGGGTCGAGCCGGAGATGGTCAATCCTAATAGTGAGCTGTACGAAAAACATCCTGATTGGGTCATCAAAGAAGCCAGGCGTCCCGAACAGTATTTCAGAAACCAACTGGTCCTCGACCTGACCAATCCCGCTGTTCAAAATTTTGTTTTCGGAGTATTGGATACCTTATTTACCAAAAATCCCGGTATCGCTTTTATCAAATGGGATTGCAATGCCGTCATCTATAATGCTCATTCTCAATATCTCGAAAGGACCCATCAAAAACAATCCAAACTATATGTAGACTATGTCAAAGGACTCTACAAGGTATTGGATCGTATCAGGGCGAAATATCCCAAAGTAAACATGATGTTATGTTCTGGCGGCGGAGGTCGGGTAGATTATGAAGCTTTAAAATACTTCACAGAGTTTTGGCTCAGTGACAATACGGATCCTATAGAGCGCGTCTATATCCAGTGGGAAAACTCTTATTATTATCCTGCGATCGCCCATTGTAATCATGTCACCGACTGGAGTAATGCCGGTATGAAATATCGATGTGATGTAGCTATGATGGGTAAGTTGGGATTTGACATCGTAGTGGACAAGTTGAGTGAAAATGATTTAAAATCTGCTCAGCAGGCCATCTCAGATTATAACAATATCAAAGCCATTGTCAATTATGGTGATCTCTATCGTATGGTCAATCCATTTGAAGCAGATTATGCCTCTTTGATGTTTGTAGATGATACAAAGTCCAGGGCTGTCATGTTTAATTATCTCACGACCAATAGATATGATTATAATTATACGGTCGAGCCTATAAAACTAAAAGGACTAGATGCTAATAAAAGATACCGTATCAAAGAGCTCAATCTCTATCCAGGGACCAGGTCTATGATAGAGGAGTCGGTGACCTATTCCGGCGATTTTTTGATGTCCATAGGGTTTAATCCCAATATATCACTTAGGAGGAAAAGTGTAGTATTAGAGATCAATGAAGTGAAATAAATCGATCATGGCAAATAAAAAAAAAGCTTACCATCTTTCCCATCGATGCGCTCTAGTGGTCAAACTAAAAAAACCTTTTTTTGATTGGGCAGATATCGAAATGAATCAACTGTCAGAAGATATGATGGAGCCTGATGTTTACCTCATTCCTGATTTTGAAGAACATAAAGATGTAAAGGGCTGGATAAGGAGAAATTATGATGCTGTTTTTAGAAATATACTTTTCGGAGTTTATACTAACGAAGCTATGTGGCCTCAGAACCGAACCTATGACCTGTTTTGTAAATGGGTAGATTTTTCAAGCCATTTGATGGTGTGGGAACTGGAATGATTTTAGAGTTGCAAAGCAATTTCATTATGTGCCCCTTTTACAGCATTCCATATTAAGTCCTAAGGAAGCCTAACAATCCCGAAGTTTTGGGACTATTTGCCCAGGGGTTTAAAATCAGCGATGAATCCGGATAAATTGATCAAGTATGAATTCAAACTTACGTTAACACAGACGGATTGACACAATGTGGTATCGTCCCACTTTTCAGATAAGAGATGATGTTTTCAGCAGCCAATCTCGACATCCCATCCCGGGCCTCCATGGTCGCAGATCCTATATGAGGCAATACACACACGTTCTCCATCAACAATAAGGGATTGTTCTTATCCATGGGCTCGGGATTGGTCACATCGAGTCCGGCTCCCCAGATAGTACCAAAAGTCAGTGCTTCGATCAGATCGGTCTCATTGTGCACCCCTCCTCGGGCTGTATTGATAAAAATGGAAGTTGGTTTCATTTTGCTAAAAGTTCCTTTGTCAAATTTGCCTCGGGTTTCGTCACTCAATACACTGTGCACGGACAATACATCACTCTGAGCCAATAATTCATCGAATGTTACGAGGTGAGCGCCTAATGCTTTTTCTGCTTGTTCATTGCGACTGCGATTACAGTAGATGATCTTCATATCAAATGCGCCTTTGCATCGTTGGGCCATGACCATACCTATCGCTCCAAGCCCAAATATCCCCAGGGTCTTGCCTTGCAGTTCCTGGCCGAGATGCGCAGTGGGCTGAAAAGCTCCCCAGCCACCATCAATGATTTTTTTATAATTGAAAAAAAACTTTCTGGAAACAGCGATCATCAGGCCAAAGGCTATATCTGCCGTAGCATCACTGAGCACCTCGGGAGTATTGCCTACAGGTATACCCAGGCGGGTGGCCTCGGGTATATTAATATTGTCATAGCCTACTGCAAACTGTGAGATCATTTTGAGATGCTTACATTCATTCAAAAAATGAGGATCGATTTTGTTTTCACCCAGGCTTAATAAGACATCGGCATTTTTGCAGGCTGCTATCAGTTCATCCTGTGGGATTGGATAGTCGGCTTTCCAAATCGTAAGATCATATCCTTCTGCTTTGAGGAGATTGATACCATACTCCGGTATTCTTCGACTGATAAATATTTTAGTGTTTTCTGACATCGTATTATTGCTTAAAGCCCGAAGATACTAACTCATGGATAATTCCTTTATGCCGGAAAGGTGTGTACTGAAACATATGACGGAACTGCTAGAGTCTCTGCGTAATAAATTCCATAGTATCAGTACGGTCTCTCTTAAAAATACCTAATTTCGTCCCATGAATTTATTCGATGTATATCCTCTCTACGAGATCGAGCCGGTGAGAGGTCGTGGTTCTTATGTATATGACCTTAAAGGCATAGAATACCTGGATTTTTATGGTGGCCATGCGGTGATTTCGGTGGGCCACTCTCATCCGCATTATGTACAACGGTTGACCAAACAACTTCAAAAACTTGGATTTTATAGCAACAGTATCATCAACTCACTTCAAAAAGAACTTGCGACCAAGCTCGGTAAGATGAGTGGATGCGATCAGTATCAATTGTTTTTGGTCAACAGTGGTGCTGAAGCCAATGAAAATGCCATTAAACTCGCTTCGTTTCAAAATGGACGCAAAAAGGTACTCTCCTTTAAAAAAAGTTTCCACGGACGCACCTCCGCTGCTTGCAATGTGACCGATGACCCTAAGATCAAGTCGGAAATCAACAAAACATTTGAAGTCACTTTTTGTGAGCTCAATGATATCGAATCCAGTGTGGCAGCCATCATGACCGAAGAATATACTTGTGTGATCGTGGAAGGCATCCAGGGCATTGGAGGTATCCACCTTCCTTCCGGTGAGTTTTTGACAGCATTGCAGCAAGCCTGTAAAAAAACAAAGACTTTGCTCATACTGGACGAAATACAAAGTGGCTATGGTCGCAGTGGAAAGTTTTTTGCTTTTCAACACCACGAGGGTATCGAACCTGATATGATCACAATGGCCAAAGGCATGGGCAATGGATTTCCAATAGGGGGCGTACTCATCCATCCGGATATAAAACCTAAATATGGCTTATTGGGCACTACTTTTGGTGGCAATCACCTGGCATGTGTTGCAGCTTTGGCTGTTTTGGAGATCTTCGAAGACGATGATCTTATAGCGCATGCCGCCCAGGTCGGAGAATATCTGATGGCAGAGATGACCCATATCCCTGAGGTAAGAGAAGTCAGAGGCAAAGGCCTGCTAGTAGGCGTACAGTTTGAAAATGCCATCGCCGAACTCAGAAAACAACTAGTATTTAAAGAACGGGTCTTCACAGGTTCTTCAAGTGATGCCAATGTACTCAGATTATTGCCGGCTTTAAATATACAGATAGACCAGGTAGACCAGTTGACAGAAAAAATAAGATCAGTGCTGAGATCGATTTCGGATAAAACTCCCGGCTTCCGGCCGGTGAGCAAGGCTCGATAAGCCCTGTATCCTTTCCCATTTTTTGTACATCTATCCTCTAATACATTATAATGAAGCGATTTATTTCTATACATGATGTCCCAGACAAGGAGGCTTTATTACAGGCTGCCCTGGGTCATAGTGCGGATCCATTCCGATACGAATCTTTAGGCAGACATAAAACGCTGGGTATGGTTTTTTTTAATCCCAGCCTGCGTACGCGCATGAGTACCCAACAAGCTGCCTATAGACTGGGCATGCAAGTCATCACGATGAATGCCGACCAGGGTTGGAAAATAGAATTTGAAGATGGAGCCATCATGAATGCAG
The window above is part of the Saprospiraceae bacterium genome. Proteins encoded here:
- a CDS encoding rRNA pseudouridine synthase, which gives rise to MIRKNTKKAKVAPPTPSSIHGDEEDIRLNKYVAQCGFASRRAADELIKNGKVWVNGNEVLEPGYRVQPKDRVTYQGKILKPETNMVYLLMNKPKDTITTSKDEKGRKTVLDLVAMKIQERVYPVGRLDRMTTGLLLLTNDGDLAKTLSHPSSEVRKIYHVILDKNVPLTDLERIAQGIMLEDGPAEVDQVSHIDGAPKNEVGITLHSGKNRIVRRIFEHLGYEVTKLDRVAYAGLNKKDIPRGHFRHLTDKEVTLLKHFGMRKRKK
- a CDS encoding alpha-galactosidase gives rise to the protein MLDHSLFKKYIVFLTLIVFVGTAFSQAPILISIETKDNALILATDQSNRLLTTYFGKRLHQPGDYSLIVSQTRMNDGNAGVYNNAYSSSGSTNLVEPALQVTHADDNTSLELKYLSHATQKIDDNVSLTTIKLKDEVYPVEVTLNYKTYALENVIEQWTTIKNNGTSGIELEKYASANLYLIANDYYLTSYHGTWAQEMRPEQEKLTHGIKTIDSKLGTRADLYAAPTFQLSFDRPATEEEGSVLLGQLAWSGNFKLDFEVDSYHHLRLLAGINPHASEYPLAAKEEFKTPSFIYTYSDKGKGPASINLHRWARRYRLMDGAGPRMTLLNNWEATYFDFDENKLVGLFKGAKKLGVDMFLLDDGWFANKYPRNGDNAGLGDWQENVKKLPHGIGYLVKEATAAGVKFGIWVEPEMVNPNSELYEKHPDWVIKEARRPEQYFRNQLVLDLTNPAVQNFVFGVLDTLFTKNPGIAFIKWDCNAVIYNAHSQYLERTHQKQSKLYVDYVKGLYKVLDRIRAKYPKVNMMLCSGGGGRVDYEALKYFTEFWLSDNTDPIERVYIQWENSYYYPAIAHCNHVTDWSNAGMKYRCDVAMMGKLGFDIVVDKLSENDLKSAQQAISDYNNIKAIVNYGDLYRMVNPFEADYASLMFVDDTKSRAVMFNYLTTNRYDYNYTVEPIKLKGLDANKRYRIKELNLYPGTRSMIEESVTYSGDFLMSIGFNPNISLRRKSVVLEINEVK
- a CDS encoding D-glycerate dehydrogenase, which codes for MSENTKIFISRRIPEYGINLLKAEGYDLTIWKADYPIPQDELIAACKNADVLLSLGENKIDPHFLNECKHLKMISQFAVGYDNINIPEATRLGIPVGNTPEVLSDATADIAFGLMIAVSRKFFFNYKKIIDGGWGAFQPTAHLGQELQGKTLGIFGLGAIGMVMAQRCKGAFDMKIIYCNRSRNEQAEKALGAHLVTFDELLAQSDVLSVHSVLSDETRGKFDKGTFSKMKPTSIFINTARGGVHNETDLIEALTFGTIWGAGLDVTNPEPMDKNNPLLLMENVCVLPHIGSATMEARDGMSRLAAENIISYLKSGTIPHCVNPSVLT
- a CDS encoding aspartate aminotransferase family protein, yielding MNLFDVYPLYEIEPVRGRGSYVYDLKGIEYLDFYGGHAVISVGHSHPHYVQRLTKQLQKLGFYSNSIINSLQKELATKLGKMSGCDQYQLFLVNSGAEANENAIKLASFQNGRKKVLSFKKSFHGRTSAACNVTDDPKIKSEINKTFEVTFCELNDIESSVAAIMTEEYTCVIVEGIQGIGGIHLPSGEFLTALQQACKKTKTLLILDEIQSGYGRSGKFFAFQHHEGIEPDMITMAKGMGNGFPIGGVLIHPDIKPKYGLLGTTFGGNHLACVAALAVLEIFEDDDLIAHAAQVGEYLMAEMTHIPEVREVRGKGLLVGVQFENAIAELRKQLVFKERVFTGSSSDANVLRLLPALNIQIDQVDQLTEKIRSVLRSISDKTPGFRPVSKAR